The Sporosarcina luteola genome contains a region encoding:
- a CDS encoding SpoIVB peptidase S55 domain-containing protein — MGWSKRLMLSVSFATLLNFLPIQNEVSASSGDKVIPMGHSIGIQMDLSGIFVTNDVLVNNEQWLKAGDSIIRLNGTDIVSLGDFEHIMMKVKKEKIHMNISRKGTSVEVLAEKDAVKRLLPFLKDRTEGTGTLTYVDPQSGTYGALGHQIVDSSLKSPPPFKNGAIYLSEIEQIKKSIPGSPGYKISSIVEDEEYLGTIRTNGVYGIFGAWNDAYKKVLAEPLEIMQPAELQAGAAEIFTTVKGTEVEKFSIQITDIEEEQFHFVLTDAKLLEATGGILQGMSGSPVIQNGKFVGAVTHMFVDEPKKGAGLFLVTMRDGEKRK; from the coding sequence ATGGGATGGAGTAAACGACTGATGTTATCCGTTTCGTTTGCCACGCTTTTGAATTTCCTGCCGATCCAAAATGAAGTTTCGGCTTCTTCCGGTGACAAAGTTATTCCGATGGGCCATTCAATTGGTATTCAAATGGATTTATCGGGCATTTTCGTCACGAATGATGTACTGGTTAATAACGAGCAATGGCTGAAGGCTGGCGATTCCATTATCCGGCTTAACGGAACTGACATCGTGAGTCTCGGCGATTTCGAACACATCATGATGAAAGTGAAAAAAGAAAAAATCCACATGAATATCAGTCGGAAAGGTACATCAGTTGAGGTGTTGGCGGAAAAGGATGCTGTAAAACGCCTCCTGCCTTTTCTTAAAGACCGAACGGAAGGTACCGGGACACTGACATACGTCGATCCTCAAAGCGGCACGTATGGAGCCCTCGGCCATCAAATTGTTGACAGCTCCTTGAAATCACCACCACCATTTAAAAATGGCGCGATATACCTTTCGGAAATTGAACAGATAAAGAAAAGTATACCAGGCTCTCCAGGATATAAAATCTCCTCCATCGTAGAAGATGAAGAATATTTGGGAACAATCAGGACTAATGGGGTTTATGGGATTTTCGGAGCGTGGAACGATGCTTATAAGAAAGTGTTGGCTGAACCACTCGAAATTATGCAGCCCGCGGAATTACAAGCAGGGGCAGCGGAAATTTTTACGACAGTAAAAGGGACCGAAGTCGAAAAGTTCTCCATCCAAATCACTGACATTGAAGAGGAGCAGTTCCATTTCGTTTTAACCGATGCGAAATTGCTGGAAGCCACTGGTGGAATTTTACAAGGCATGAGTGGAAGTCCCGTCATTCAGAACGGAAAGTTTGTCGGCGCGGTCACTCATATGTTTGTCGATGAACCGAAAAAAGGCGCAGGCTTATTTTTAGTCACAATGCGTGACGGAGAAAAACGAAAATGA
- the spo0A gene encoding sporulation transcription factor Spo0A → MGKVRIAIADDNKELVNTMNAYFEQHPELEVIWTAHNGKVCLSMLQENKPDLLLLDIIMPHLDGIAVLDTIKKDPALADMHIIMLTAFGQEDVMAQAGSLGASYFMLKPFEFDRLISQIFQISGTAKPSRPTVHKQVEADTTMTQRALDTTITSIIKEIGVPAHIKGYAFLREAIQMVYTDVDLLGSVTKILYPDIAEKYKTTPSRVERAIRHAIEVAWNRGNYDVISKTFGYTVHHLKSKPTNSEFIAMIADKIRLEHIAS, encoded by the coding sequence ATGGGGAAAGTAAGGATTGCAATAGCGGACGATAATAAAGAATTGGTGAACACGATGAATGCATATTTCGAGCAGCATCCGGAATTGGAAGTCATTTGGACAGCACATAACGGCAAGGTATGTCTCTCAATGTTGCAGGAGAATAAACCTGATTTGCTGCTTCTGGATATCATTATGCCACACTTGGATGGAATTGCGGTATTGGATACGATAAAGAAGGATCCAGCATTAGCCGATATGCATATTATCATGTTGACTGCATTCGGGCAAGAGGATGTCATGGCGCAGGCAGGTAGCTTAGGCGCATCCTATTTTATGTTAAAACCATTCGAATTTGACCGCTTGATATCTCAAATCTTCCAAATCTCAGGTACGGCAAAACCTTCAAGGCCAACCGTTCACAAACAGGTGGAAGCGGACACAACGATGACACAGCGTGCTCTTGATACTACGATTACATCGATCATTAAAGAAATCGGAGTCCCTGCGCACATTAAAGGATATGCATTTTTAAGAGAAGCGATTCAAATGGTCTACACCGATGTCGACCTGCTTGGATCCGTAACCAAAATCCTTTATCCGGACATTGCAGAGAAGTACAAAACAACCCCTTCTCGGGTGGAAAGGGCAATTCGGCATGCGATTGAAGTTGCTTGGAACCGGGGGAATTACGATGTCATTTCAAAAACATTCGGCTATACAGTCCATCATTTGAAGAGCAAGCCGACGAACAGTGAGTTCATAGCAATGATTGCAGATAAAATCCGTCTTGAACATATAGCAAGCTAA
- a CDS encoding DUF342 domain-containing protein produces the protein MRKRGVELLVQNDFFDLYVIEEDVVIDLKKTGFPLKSFDMITNQNPRIKIASFPALRKALTEIGDGHKIGYYLPLIEVMVHPDLMKTEVVLNMTITEFQSEQHRLLNLIEKSLQDSGIVFGIIELSEEDLYPGIAIVAAVGREPEKGADAIITYIEKPEKKPVIREDGLADYYEMNFVTHVEEGDWLGERIPPTDGKPGKDIFGNTVAAMRGSDAKLRYDRKSVVEVEEQEKFVLRALFGGALEFVDDIVGVGKHLIINGDVGPETGSITFDGSVTVYGTVMSGYSVNATGDISIEGNEGVTNAKEICSSEGDLYIKGGVFGGDISVIEASGDIYIKHANNCRLFAKNIHVGSYVLGSDVVGETVMVDKGKGRIIGGRIEALFRIECAFAGNAHERMTHLYAKGIDKDLIYLEIQQMAVELKKIQKNIGHLETQLSMLDNGLSNQLHGEQADAYDKLHKTLQAGRDKMFELDREIQVGLYKIKTAKPPQIEVSHEAYPGVIIQIGSKSSLLNKPTKGVFEVVDKTLNV, from the coding sequence ATGAGAAAACGGGGTGTCGAATTGCTAGTTCAAAATGACTTTTTTGATTTATACGTGATAGAGGAAGATGTAGTAATCGACTTGAAAAAGACCGGTTTTCCTTTAAAATCGTTTGACATGATTACCAACCAAAACCCAAGAATTAAAATTGCATCCTTTCCAGCATTGAGAAAAGCACTGACGGAAATTGGGGATGGACATAAAATCGGCTACTATTTACCTTTGATTGAAGTGATGGTTCATCCGGATCTTATGAAAACTGAAGTTGTTCTGAATATGACAATAACAGAATTTCAATCGGAGCAACATCGATTGCTCAACCTGATTGAAAAATCACTGCAAGACTCCGGTATCGTCTTTGGCATAATTGAGTTGTCAGAAGAAGATTTGTATCCGGGGATTGCTATTGTGGCTGCAGTTGGACGGGAACCCGAGAAGGGCGCGGATGCTATAATTACATATATAGAAAAACCGGAAAAAAAGCCTGTTATCCGTGAAGATGGTTTAGCAGATTACTATGAAATGAATTTTGTCACACATGTTGAGGAAGGCGATTGGTTAGGCGAAAGAATTCCGCCTACAGATGGTAAACCTGGCAAGGATATTTTCGGGAATACTGTTGCCGCAATGCGGGGTAGCGATGCTAAGCTTCGATATGACCGGAAATCAGTAGTGGAAGTGGAAGAGCAGGAGAAATTTGTACTTCGTGCATTATTCGGCGGTGCGCTGGAATTTGTCGATGATATTGTCGGCGTCGGAAAACACTTGATCATTAACGGGGATGTAGGCCCTGAAACGGGTTCCATCACATTTGACGGGTCGGTTACAGTCTATGGAACGGTCATGTCGGGCTATTCTGTCAATGCAACAGGAGATATTTCCATAGAGGGTAACGAAGGTGTAACGAATGCCAAGGAAATATGTTCATCCGAAGGGGATCTTTATATTAAGGGCGGAGTATTCGGTGGGGACATTTCTGTGATAGAAGCAAGTGGTGATATATACATAAAGCACGCAAACAATTGCAGACTATTCGCAAAAAACATCCATGTCGGGTCATATGTTTTGGGCTCAGACGTAGTCGGCGAAACGGTTATGGTTGATAAAGGAAAAGGCAGAATTATTGGCGGCCGTATTGAAGCGCTTTTCAGGATTGAGTGTGCATTCGCTGGCAATGCCCATGAAAGGATGACCCATTTGTATGCCAAAGGAATCGATAAAGATCTTATCTACCTTGAAATACAACAAATGGCTGTGGAATTGAAGAAAATACAAAAAAACATCGGGCATCTTGAAACGCAATTGTCGATGCTTGATAACGGGCTATCAAACCAATTGCATGGAGAGCAGGCTGATGCATATGATAAGTTGCATAAGACCCTACAAGCGGGGAGGGATAAGATGTTTGAACTCGACCGGGAAATCCAGGTCGGACTTTACAAAATCAAAACTGCCAAGCCTCCTCAGATTGAAGTTTCACATGAAGCATATCCAGGTGTCATTATTCAAATCGGGTCTAAATCCAGTTTGCTGAATAAACCAACGAAAGGTGTCTTCGAAGTTGTCGACAAAACACTTAATGTCTAG